The DNA segment TGAAGAGTAATCCACTTTCTACACAACAAAAATTACAGCAAGTAGCTATTCCTGCACTTAGTTATCTCAACAATGGTATCAAAGCAAGACTTAGGTCAGAGTCATTACTACTCCAGACCTTTCTTAGAGAGATCACTAGAAAAAGACCAGTTTAGAACACACATTTAAGCACTCCCCTCACTTCTAAACTATCAAGTTCACCTTTGGTCACATCACAGACCACGCTATTGGTCCTTACAAGGTAAGATAACGTTTTCCAAGGAGAAGGAGGTCAATGCAGCTAAGCCTCCACTGCAAGGTCACTGTACATGCTATAGGTGGCTTTTAGAAAGATAAGCAATTAGTAGAgagaattaaatgaaatattcaaaTACTTTGACACTGTGTGGAGAACATGACAAGGGTCAAAATAAAGgaaagctaatgaaaaaaacagaCTGATTGTTCTACAACAGAGATATTATGGATCTACAGCATAAAATGTTTTATCCTGCACAGCTTACATGGAGATCAAACCACATGCtttgtttaaaaccaaagtgCATGGTTTGAACACAGTTTGACTACAGATAACCAGTAAGAAGTTATAGGCCATAAGAAGGCCACAAAGTGCATAAGGAGTCATTCATAAAATAAAGCCATTGCACACAATGCACAGTTTAAGTGTAGTGAAGTACCACACTGGAAGAGTTGATAGCACAGTTCTGTTCACATCAGTGCAGCAACATTTATATGCAGAAAGCTATTGCCCTCAATTTATAATGACTACCTTCCTCATAGGGATCATGGACACAGACTGAGAAGTACTCAAGGTGCAGATAAAAGATACATGATTGGAAAGCTGTACAATTTCTTGGAACATTAAGCTTCTGATTTTGACACTCCAGCTATATGATTTTGGAAAACCCTGTAAATTATGACAGAATAAACTAGCTAGCCTCACTGCTGAATACAAAGCATTGTTTTGCAATTGGCTTATAGAACAAAACAATGCCTGAATATTCAGACAATTTGGAGGACAAGGTTATACTGTCAGCTGCAGTTCAGTACACAGGCTCCAGCTGGAAGAAGTGACACAGCAATTATCAAGGGGAATGCTAACAAGAAAATCTCAATTATAATTTTCTCCATCATTCTGCACAGAGGCTGTTTGCACTGAAAAGATCTACTACAACGTcaactgttttctgctttctggtcGCCTTAGCCACGGTGATATGTGTTCTCCCCCTGTACTCCCATATAGATACTAATAATCCAAGTCAGGACTCGCCAGTCATTTTAGGGTAATACAGCTCATTCTTAGGGAGCATGAAACCATTTGATTGAATCCTGTATTCACAAATGGTAGGCTGGACTAGTGGAGATTTCTCATCACATTAAGAATCCTTAAAAGGGCTATGAAATAGCATTCGGCAAGTTCTTTCTTAGCTGTGTGAGTGACCTGACAGGCTGGCAAGGAAAACTGATAATATAGGAGAACATTTCATAGGTCTCTCTTACTTAAGGAAGGAAagttccagaaaagaaaaaggatgatgCAGCAGAACTAGAAATCCACATACACCAATATTAACAGATTGATAACCTGAAGACAACAATCAGATCCTCTCTCACTAACCTACAACACTGCtcaaacttgaagaaaaaaaacaccaaaaccaagtATCACCTTTTATAGTGAAGAAATTTTGCTGTTCTGGGTCCCTGTGCCATATTTTGTCTTGAGGTAGCAACATGGAAAACTTTACACACTGACTGCTACCTCAGTCTCTTTATGTATCTTCAGAGTAACTGAAGTTTCAGGTATGGAAAGGTATGAACGTACTGTCTTCTCCACTCTTCCAACAGGTTACTGTGcagtaaaacagaacaaaaaggatGTAGTTGAGAGCAATTACCAAGGGAAGTGAATAAGGCTGCCCAAGAATATATTTTATGGCCCCTCCCTCACCCATCAGGTCTCTGAAGATGACTGAATGGCCTTGTCTAAattaacagataaaaaaaagtaagaattttgAATTCAAAGATGCATAAAGGCATTCCCTAAGGGGAAGTTCCCATTTGTCACATTGCCAAGAGACCACACAATAAGGCAGCAAAATTATTCATAGCTGCCCACGATCAACGTTCTGTTTTGTCCATAGCTGCATGTTCCTGATACAACTTTCCTTTGAATTGACATTCAGTTGTCCACTCCAGTATTTCCATCTTCCACCTTCTTCTAGGAAGCCTTGTTACACTGCTATCCATCAAGCAAGTAGACTACCACTTCATAGGTTGACATCATGATAGCCGTGTTTGGAATCTGTCTGATCAGGTGTGTAGTTAAACCTCGGTAGAGGGATCCATACCCTTCTTCTCGCACAAGCAAAGATAGTGTCTGGAAGAAAGATCTGTATTTTGTTCCCTCTTCTCTTAGTCTTGTTCGTACAACTTCTGTACAAAGAAAACGACATGCAGTTATGTTCACCACTTCTCATTATCTTTCCCAGAAACCAATTAGTGATTTTATACTAAAATGAaatctttccccctccccaagtTCTCAATATTAAAAGAACtctttaaaaaaggagaaggaagatgcAAACCATGTATGTGCAAGatgaaaacagtttaaattttTGGCAGTATTAGATATCTAAGTAAGAAAAGTTTATTTGTTTAGTTAAAATCCAGAAGAGAACTCTTGTTTGGGCTTACGTTTTAGCTTGGAAATTGCCACGAATGAAGTAGTTGATCCATTAACAAACTTAATGTATACACAACTACTTCGTAGGAAAATTAAGTGTGACTGAAAACCAAACTAGACAGCCTGTTTTCCTAGAAGAGGGACAAGAACTTGCTGGCAAGTTATGTGAAATTGCTGAGTATATAGAGAGATTCCAAGTGAAAAAGGACCTTCTCCTTAAGTACTTTAGGCTATGCCCTGGCAAATCCTTTGGAAAAATAAGCATTGCCTAAGAAGCCATGCTAGATATCTACTcaaaaatacttccatttctGAATACTCTACTCATGTTGACTTGCTGAATCTGATGTGAAAAGTTTTAGACAAAGAAATAGTTCTTGAGCAAGTGAGCCAAAGTCTGCTACAAATATCACTGAAAAGACTCCCCTTTGATCAATTTGATTCAGGTTCTCAGCTGTACGTGCCCCACTTACCATGGGGATATGCTATTGATGTTGCACAAGTTTTGGAAGTGGCAGCAGCCATCATCATGCCAACAAAGTCTGAAGCTTCTTTTGCTGATTCATCCTCATTGTCCATGGCAGAAGCAGTCTTATACTCCAGTAGTTTTCTCTTAATACTCTCATAAATAACAAAATGAATAACAGTCTCAGATATGCCTGCATAGGATGCCGACATTCCTCTGTAAAAGCCTTTAATACCATCTGATCGATAAACTTTTCGGACACATTCAAAAGCACTCATTCGCTTTTCTCCACGATTCCTAAAAAGGAGAGAATAAGACAGACATTAAGCTGGTGCAACTTGAGACTGGAAAATAATTAAACAGTTTTGTCTGAGTGACAAGAGGACTTGGGGAACATCTCACACTGATGCTGAGGGGCTCCAATTCAGATACATTTAAGAACACACAGAACTTGATATAAAAGTCTCAAAGGCCTTCAGCACGAAACACAGGTAAGGCATTATACTGAATCCAAGCCAAACTTCATATGGTGACTAAAGAAAAAGTATCACATTGCAAGTTGAACAGCTCTAAGCCTCCCCAAGTCTTACAGAAAAAAGGACTAAATTGCTTGAAAACAGACTCCCAAATGAACTGTCAGTGACTCATGAACAAAATGGTCATTTTCTTCATCATGACAGTGGACTTCCCCTCAATTTTGCCTCAAACAGCTCCATAGCATGATAATTACAGCAGGCCTTGCAGCATCACAGCTATCAGCAAACAACTAGCATACAAAAGGGAGCAGAGGGAGCATACCAACCAATACAACACAGGTAGCTATTATTTGATTCAATTAAGCTACTGCAGATGTCAAGGAAAACGCTCATTAGACATGACTGTATCAAGCAGTATTTGGTATATAAAATCTTATTCCTATTTTTAGCTTGCTTACTGAATTGTGCATACTAAAATACTTCGCATACCATATACAGCTATGCAAAACCATTACAACACTGCATAAAATGCTTCATTGCAGCAGCAAGTGGAGGCACTTGAAGCACATGGATTCTGCCAGCAGAGGTCTCCTGAGTGACCAAGTCACAGAATAAAATAGCAAATAACCTTGTAAGAAGTAATGGTAACTCATATGCATACTGTCAAAGCAAGACAGTGGCAGCAGCTATTACATAAATAGTATGAGGCATCACTGGCAGAATTTAAGTCCTGATGGTTTGAACTGCAATGTCAGACAGAAACGAAACAAGGTACCAAGCACAATTAAGAAAGAGTGGGCTGACATAGATGCAAATCAGATCTTGAGCAAGCTAGGTGGCAGATGCTGCAGAAAACTGGGGGGCTGACACCGATTTGCTGACAGGCAacagaaaagagacaaagaaCAACTGGTGAGAAGAGCAGCTGGACCTACAGCTCCAGCTCCAGGGGCATCTCAGTCTTCGTATGTCCCCAATACACCTGGACAGGTGCCCTGGCAGTCTGCTATAAGAGTTTGTTCTTCTGATGCCCAAGATGCGTTACATTGTCTTGAAGGCCAAAGCAATTTCACTTTGGACACAAAACACATGCCTTCACCAGCTCTTACTGGGATCAGAGGTATTTTTGAGAACTTCAGCAGAAACAAGATCAGGCCAGGATAATCCCACAGGCCAAGTGGTTTTTTTATGCCTCTAATAAAAACTGAATTAGAAGAGCCGAGAACAGAGTTATGTGCTAGACTAGCCTATGTAATTGCAGTATCCTACACAAAGTTGGAAGATCCTGCTTCAGGTATCCCACATGAATAATGTGCTTGATATAATGTACAGAAATAACATACATGGGAAAATCATAATTTTCCCTAATATCCTTAAAGCCCTATAGTTTAAGCAATTTAACTGATTAATCAGTAAAAAACAAGCAGAGGCACAAGATGCCAACATGCACATAGCACCAAGAACCCCCTGGAATTAGTCATGGAATTATCACCCCAATCATATGATGGCATCACAAAAGATATCATAGTAAAACTAGTTCTTGGATATATTTACTATGGTTACTTTGCAGCTGACAATATGTCTGCTAAGAGGAAAAATGCTAATACGCACTTAATACAGAAAGTCCAACAGATCTCCAAAATAGGAATATGTGGCTCATTAATGTATATAGGATGGCTGAAGAAAGAATTTTCTATTGCATGCCAAGTTTTCAGTAAGAAAGCCTACAAAGCAAACAAGACAGTTGCAAGGAGGCACTTGCACCATATCAGTCTCTTCCTACAGCTTTAAATAGATGGGAATATAAAGGTCCTTCTTCCTCCTAATTTGCATAAAATTCTACTTCATTACAAGTTTTGTAACAATAAACAGTTTCTGTAGTCCAAACTTGTATTGACTATTCCCCATTAGGTCAATTCCTGTGTTCTGATTCACAAAGGCAGTCTTCCTCTTTTTATAGGCTAGCACTCATTTcatgtaaaaagcaaaaaattcttATTTCAGGAATGTTTAGTTCAACAGCCAAAACCAAAGAGAATGtattactgaaggaaaaatataAGCATATGGTTGGTAGAACATTATTTTAATGAGACTGTTAACCTTGTATTTCAAATTTGCTGGCCAGTCTACTTTAGTGCCTCAAGTATGCCTCAGAACACAGagattaaaatagagaaaaatgatAGTGTAACTTGTAGACAGATCAGCATCAACTTTCTAATTTGATATGTTGGATATTTAAAGAATCATTCCATTCTAGGATGCTGAACAGATTCAcaacatttaaatgaaaacttatCACAGCAGTCATATTTCCCATTGTCACTATACCTTGCATCAAGCTGTAATCGTGTCTTTACTAGCCAAATGGGATTAGTAGTTGTGATCGCAgtaaaacctaaaatatttaaaaagaaaagttagatGTGATAGTATCACAGGAGCAACTGCATCTAAGTTTGAAACGCACACAGTAAGGTATAGTGGATGCAAAAACTCGGACTATACTGATTTTTAGAAAGTACCCATTGTAGCCCTTTACTGATATTTTATGAATCCATACAGCCAATAaacatttagtttatttttaaattttacattaatATTGAATAAATTTAATTCTTAGCAAGAGACACCCCATTTAAAATAAGCCAAATTGTGTACACTTCTCTGCCTATCTAATCATACCAACCCTGTTTTGACACTACAGAACAGCAAAGCTAGCTAGACTAATACTAGCCAATTTGGCAAACATGTCAATAACAATGCACTGCAGATACAGCTATAGCAATTTGAGATGGTATAGAACATTGtgtcaatttaatttgctacctgAAATACAATCCGAGTTTAAAAGCATGCAGACTGAATAAACACTACTTTTGGTGCAGTTAAAAGGTATGTATTACTGTAAGTTAAGAGACCTTTTAATACTGAACTATAAAGAACAGTTAAATCTGAGTGCTAATGTTTTATTTAGTATTCAAAGCAGACATTGTTGGTTGGCCTAGGAATACTTCTACAAGCATGTGTGTTTAAATTGTTAAAAGTAAATAATATGACTTCTAACTACCCAGACAGACAGCAACTATTCAGGCTTGCATAAGGGCTAAGGGTTAAAGCTTTGATTTTCAGtccactaaagaaaaagaaaaggaagaaaaagaaaaggaaacaaatttaaaaaaaaaaaagaagtaagaatcACTCTTACTTCTGCACAACTGTggagaggaaaagagcaaagtgaaaggcagctctgaaaaaagtaaaataaaaaaactatcTAGAGTTGTAAAACCACACATGCACCATTAATGAGGTGTCATGTctgcaggagagaagagaaaaagggaagagctgGAACATGGCCAGGCAAGAGATGATAAATTTAGACACTTGCTTTCTAAGTGACACTTGTATATTACTACAAAGACATGCTGCCCTCCTGCAAGGGAATGGACTGGGGTTGCGGGAAAGCAACAAAGAGTTACCTTGTTCAGTGCATATTTGGTGTGCACAATACTTATATACAACAAACAGGTTATCGATTAGCTTGTTTATCGAGATCATTAACAgcttatgtatatatatttagcaGAACTGCTTGCATACATGTTACTTCTGTTCAATCACAATCTAGGTTTACATTGTATACAAATGACTGCAATTCTCAGAGAAATGCCAGGGGATCTTAACTGTTTTAAGGTTTCTTCTATCCCCACCCCCAAATCTTAAATAGGTCAGTATGAGTTTCATTTACAGTTCTAAAGACAAACTACAAGGTTTAGCAGGTACTAAGGATTTAGCTATATTTCTAcaccaaagtaaaaaaaacatgTTAGAGATTTCAgtttaatcttttaattaaatAGATTTTTCAACTGTCTCAAACCTCTTAACTAACTTCCTGGGGTAGATACTAAAGgtttggggttggcttttttcCAATACATTACTCATGTTCTTCTGTCTAGGTACATATATAGCCCTTCATACAATGGAGGGAAATCCTAGTAAGCCAAAAGTGTTTTGTATCTGCATTTCTTGTAGGTAAATAAGTAAAAACTCAAAGCATCAGGGAACTACTGTGCCATAACAAGGCATGGgatgtttttaaaacatactgCATCTGCAAAAAAGGTTCTGTAGGTCAACTAGCCAGAGCCCTTCTGATGTGTCACTTAATGCCATAGAAACTCCACTGATTCCAAGAGCACTTTACCCTGGGTTGAACTAAACTGAATGGAAACATTgttcttgcattttttatttctttatg comes from the Accipiter gentilis chromosome 6, bAccGen1.1, whole genome shotgun sequence genome and includes:
- the SLC25A36 gene encoding solute carrier family 25 member 36 isoform X1, with the translated sequence MTQRDTLVHLFAGGCGGTVGAILTCPLEVVKTRLQSSSVTLYISEVHLNAMNGASINRVTRISPGPLHCLKMILQKEGPRSLFRGLGPNIVGVAPSRAIYFAAYSNCKEKLNSIFNPDSTQVHMISAGVAGFTAITTTNPIWLVKTRLQLDARNRGEKRMSAFECVRKVYRSDGIKGFYRGMSASYAGISETVIHFVIYESIKRKLLEYKTASAMDNEDESAKEASDFVGMMMAAATSKTCATSIAYPHEVVRTRLREEGTKYRSFFQTLSLLVREEGYGSLYRGLTTHLIRQIPNTAIMMSTYEVVVYLLDG
- the SLC25A36 gene encoding solute carrier family 25 member 36 isoform X3, coding for MNGASINRVTRISPGPLHCLKMILQKEGPRSLFRGLGPNIVGVAPSRAIYFAAYSNCKEKLNSIFNPDSTQVHMISAGVAGFTAITTTNPIWLVKTRLQLDARNRGEKRMSAFECVRKVYRSDGIKGFYRGMSASYAGISETVIHFVIYESIKRKLLEYKTASAMDNEDESAKEASDFVGMMMAAATSKTCATSIAYPHEVVRTRLREEGTKYRSFFQTLSLLVREEGYGSLYRGLTTHLIRQIPNTAIMMSTYEVVVYLLDG
- the SLC25A36 gene encoding solute carrier family 25 member 36 isoform X2 is translated as MPLCGGTVGAILTCPLEVVKTRLQSSSVTLYISEVHLNAMNGASINRVTRISPGPLHCLKMILQKEGPRSLFRGLGPNIVGVAPSRAIYFAAYSNCKEKLNSIFNPDSTQVHMISAGVAGFTAITTTNPIWLVKTRLQLDARNRGEKRMSAFECVRKVYRSDGIKGFYRGMSASYAGISETVIHFVIYESIKRKLLEYKTASAMDNEDESAKEASDFVGMMMAAATSKTCATSIAYPHEVVRTRLREEGTKYRSFFQTLSLLVREEGYGSLYRGLTTHLIRQIPNTAIMMSTYEVVVYLLDG